The genomic stretch CATCGTTGGTCCATCACGTAAAGAGGATTCAGTCGATCTCCTGACTCACGTTCCACAGCTGACCATCACGCTGCCCACCCTGTCGGTGAAACCGTAGGAGAACAAGCTGGGAACGTCATCGTCCATGATCTCCATCTTACGACCCTTGAACTCTCCGACCTCATACAGGCAAATCTTGTGCTTctccgggtcctggaggagcaaaaaaaaaaagagcaacgcTATGGAAATCGCAGCGGAGGTCGCGCACGGTCAAGACAGAGCTGGTGCCGTTACCATGCGGATGGGCCTGAAGGACAGCAGGTAGTCATTCTTCTGGCAGTTGCTCCAGGAGTCCCAGCGGGGGTACTCGCCCTTCTCCAGGATGAACATTTCACCGCACAGGTTCATCTGCTCAAAGCCCACAAAGCTGAGGAGGGGAGACAGGCTTTTAGAGGAGCGCTACGCTGATCCCTCTCGCTCGGGGGCCTCCTGTGGGGGCCCCAGATGTTCCTGACAAACACAGCTGGAGTCCAGCAACCATCACGACTTAGATGGGAAACCACGGCAGAGTTAACCGCTGCATCTAAACGGCGTTAACCAACCAGCGCTCGTCTACAGGATCGCTACTGAGGTCCGGTGACGCTCACACCAGCGACCCCAGTCGCCCCAATGACCTCGGTGACCCTGGTTTTGCTGGTTAGTGCTGCTGATGGAGCCTCTCTGCCCAAACAGGGTTGGTTTTAAATCACCTTCTGCTCTATAACCAGTTAAACAGATCTCGTATTGGATTTGTATTACAggacacaacaaaaaaaaagatctttttttaaaactaaagcAGCTTAAACTGCCTCTCTGCTTCGTCATAGATGGCGTCACACTATGAGTCTTTGGTAACATTAGCACAAACGTCCCGTCGTTCCATGTAAAAACTACTTTTCTAGACTTTTGAACAACTTTTTCCCCCCGTTTTTCCACTGCAGGTTAAAGGAAACTGCCTTCTCTTCTCCCGTCACCGGACTTCCGATTGTCCGCTCTGTTCATTCTCTGCCTCTTTCGGCTCTCAGCGCTCTGTAGTGTCACATGATCGTCACATTATGTTGTCAGCTCACACGCCGAAGCTACTGGAGCACTATGCAAATCACCCTGGATAAAAGCATCAGCCAAACTCCCAAAAATGGGAACGCTCGTATAGTGCTGAGTGCAGAGGAGGACTGAGGGTGCTGGGCACATTAtggggtgcgtgcgtgtgtaggCGGACACGCGGCAGGATACTTACGGACCACATTCGACGCGAAGGGAGCGCACCTTGTCCATCCCCAGGTCACAGACGTTGATGCACTCACCGCTGATCTCAATGGTGCGGCCCTGAAAGTTCTCCTGCTCGAACACGTGCATCTGGAGAGGGTCGGCATGGGTCGGCATGGGTCAGCGCTCACCTGGACTGGCAATGATCGTGCAGTGttgctgtgcacgtgtgtgtttgtgggttggCTGTACCTTGTAGGACATCATCCCCATCTCAGACATCTTATTCTGAGCCATCTTCCAGTCAGTCTGGGAAGAAGCCTTGGATTTGTCTCCAAACATGAtgactgaggaggagaagatgcaaCCTCAACCTCTTTTACGCCGTCACATTAGTTAAAATCACAACAGAGCCATTAATGTGCTCGAAAAGGATAGAATTTAAAGATTTATATTTTGGAGCACCCCCTCCtcaaagaaaataaacccaaaTCATATTTTCTTTGTCCAGAAAAACCGAATATTATAAAAGTGACCAACATTTTTGATACATTTATAGCTCAGAACAGGTCAAATGTAATGAACTCCCAAAAGCCTGAGACTTTGCTAAACACACGATCGAATCCACTCTATAAACGGAAGAGTAGATTTGATCGTAGCTATTTTTCGCTCTTACCTTGGCCGCTGGGTTGGTAACAGAGTTATCACAAAACAGACTGATGTCATGTGAGGATGCACTAGGCCCCCGGCCACTTTTATATGCTGGCGCACTGGCTGAGGGGATTagggagacaaaaacaaactcGCTGAGCTCACAGCCCCCACAGAATAGAAATACCCCCATCATCAAAGAGAGAGGGGCAGCAAGAGCGAGTGGGTGGCGAGAGAGAGGCAAGAAGTTAGGAAGTGGGGGAAATGCTGAAAATCAGCTCTGCAAATATTCTCtcggctgattttttttttaataattacacCAACCGTGCTCACCATAAATCACATCATCTCTCCGTAATATGAGAAGGGGCTTTCATAATAAAGACTCGGTGggacaaacaataaaaaagtaaTAAAGTGTGAGCGGTAATACCCCGATGGAGCGAGCAGCTTCTGATGTGCGTGgtcagtgggaggaggagaacacTAATACATCACAGCCCACTGCACTTCCTCGCACACTCTGGGTCATTTATTGTGCTCTTAATGTGAGATTCAAGCCCATGAAAGGCTCATTTTAGCAACGATAGCTACTAGCTACTagactgcagctgctcttcGGATCAGACAGACGCGCTAGGCAAAAGGTCACCGGAGAAAAGAGGCATTTTTAGAGGCACGTCGGAAATAAAAGAGGTAACGTTTCTGAGAAAGGGGAAGTAAATGGCAGGACTGTGTCCGGTCATTCTCATTCTCATTTGCATTGCCATCCAAGCGGCAGAAGCTTCACACACTTCCACCAGGCGTACTGTCCTCTAATAGCAGTAAATCATATGCTCTTCATTAGCTGGAGCTGGATCCACATAAGAAGGATTCGCATGAAGATGTCATGAATGTGTGGCTGATCTTTCCGGAAAAAGCACCTCATTGTTCCCCCTTTTTGAAATTAAGTTTTGGGGTCTTATGGGAAGAAATCTGTCAAATCTGGGGCATGTGTCAGATTTTAGCCCCATATCTAAATAATATGGCGCTCACTAACTAAACAGGTCTAATCCCACATCAAAGGATTGTCATACAACTCCAGAATCTTTTCCTTTGGCGTTCAGTTTGTTAAATGAGCCACGATGTGCAGTTACATTTGTAACGTGTCTGCAGGTGCTGATTGTCCCACtgtaaataaagaataaagccTCCGGATGCTCAGAATGAGCTCATGGCCGACATGTCCTGGATAAAACGCTGTTTCCAGCACAGATTTCCACTGGGGGACAGAAGCAACAGAAAACTCCCGGATAAGATTTAAATAAGCCTTACAAATCACCTGAATTTTAGTTTTTGAGTCACCAGCGCCGTGGGAATGCTTCAAAGGCCTCATTGGAAAAGACAAGATGAAAGACATTACTGTGGGAAAATTGGCCTTTTAATGATTTCAATAACATTTCTGgagctaaaaataaaagtcGAAAGTTCTACGGAGCTCAAGAGCCTCCAGGAGCGTCAGCCGCCTTCTACAGTGGAACAATCCAAATAACAGTAAATGAGCCGGACTCCTGCTTCTGAACCTGTGTTCTGAAGGATACGATGCTGGTATATAGAGCACATGGTCAGCGGTTATGGGATGTGAGACCCAAAGCAGAGTGAATAAAGATATAATTCCCATAATAATCCCGAGTACCTGCTGGCCTGCATTGTGATATAATCAGCAACTTAATCAATGACTGTTTGACAGCAGaactttacttcctgtttgttatTGATGAGAACAGATGTGACCAGATGAGACCAGTGAGAACAGATGAAACCAGATGAGAACAGATGAGAACAGTGAGAACACATGAGAACTGTGAGAACACATGAGAACAGTAAGAACAGTGAGAACAGATTAAACCAGATGAGAACAGATGAGAACAGTGAGAACGCATGAGAACAGTGAGAACAGTGAGAACACATGAGAACCGAGAGACCAGATGAGACCAGATGAGAACCGAGAGAACAGTGAGAACAGTGAGAACTGTGAGAACACATGAGAACCGAGAGACCAGATGAGAACAGTGAAGAGGCCGTTGACGTCAGCCTGCTGCCTGCACGGTTCTCAACGTGACGTTGAGGGTGACATTCGGGATCATTCTCTTCTTTTATTAGTTCATTTCTTTGACGACGGTTCAGCTTCAACTCTTAAAACTCTCTGAATTTCCTCGACTTTCCAAAGTCCCGGTTAAAACTCCCTTCCCAAATAGTTCCCAAATCCTCCTCATTCTGTCTATAGTCCCAGCCGCTGTTGTTCTATATGGCTCTGCTGACCTATACGAATAGAGCAACAACGGCCTCACATTCCCCATCCTCACCTCTGCCACGATGTGCTGAGTCAGGGGCGAGAGACACAGagccagggagagagagggagggagagatatgTATTATTTTTGGGGAAGCTGTtaaaaaacaagcacattatTCACAGTTTCTTAAATAAAACTGGCGAAATATTGAATTCTTtaggcctttttttttccagatgagATTCATCACCAGGGAGATCACTCAGGCAACTAATGGATCTTTGGAGCTGTCATCTATTCACGGAGCCGGTCTTTGTTCCAGAATACAGCCATccgaaaataaataaataaataaacaacccTGATGATCTCTGCGGAAAACCCAATTTCAACATTGGCGTCATCACTCGATAGAGGCTGAATTGGTTCGTTTGAGCAAATACTGCGATACTGTTCTGTTAAAACACTGTAGCTGCTGGAACCAGAGGATTcgtcctcccttccctcctgtTGTTGGTTCTGATCCAAAGATTGTGGGAACCAGcactctgaccccccccccccccccccccccctatcaGGCCCATCAATAAGACAAATAATTAATCAGAAATCACATCGTTGCCACAGTTCTTGCCCTATCGCTGATTGACCATTACacttataaataaaacaaaccttgATTAATAGAATGTAGAATAACtacatttataaaaataaaacactaacTTTTCTGACAGgaggtttccatggtgacagtgtgtgtgtgtgactaaaGAGAGGACAATGAGGACCTCAGCAGTTAACGCTCACTAAAACGAAAAAGGAAGTTTATTCCAGTGAACATACATGAAAACATACATTAACAGCTTTTATTGTAGCTTTTATGATGCTGGTAGAATAGTTTGGTGGGCAGATTATAAAGGAAAATGTGTTGTGTACGTGAAACAGGGTTCTTTAGCGTCAACATCCAGTTTTCTCCTGAAGTCATGTCCAAATGTCCACAGTATTAATGAGatcaaagaaataaatcatGACAAAAGTCTGCTAACTGGGACCAAAGAAGCTCTGTACGACCAACCTACAGCGTCCAAATTTAATGCGAGTCAGACGTAATAATTATCTTTACATTATTTTACAGCTGGTCCTATCATGTGGACAATGTAGCCGTCCTTCTGCTCATGCTCCTATTTCATTAGAACTATTAAtaaatattataattattaatGTGCGATAGGTAACTGGGAAGGAGTCTTGATGATAATCTGGGCTGCATAATTCTGAACCAGTTGCTGTTTATGAGGGGGGGCACCAGGTGAGGGGGACGCCagggaggtgggaggtgacTAGAACGTGGGCCAGGATGGCAGCGCTGGGTGGGGGAGGGCAGCAGCGATGCTGACGTCAGCAGGCGCGAGAGGCGGCGGGGCTGAACCAGAGGGGAGGGAGCGGCGGATGGTGGCGGTGATGTCAGAGACGGGGAGCTTAGAGGGTGAGGATAGCATCTCTGTCCTTTACATTCCACCTACACATCTCACAGCAGGGGCGTCGGACCAAAGGCTCTAAACGAAAGAtcggagaggaaaatgagaacaGATGCACAGTATTTGCTAGTATGTGAATGCAGCGTCACCTCATCAGCATGGatgtctccctcctctgtcatcggtccgtcctctctctcttctcctttctcAGCCTCCAGGACGTTcttcgctctctccctccttcgcCTGAACATTGTCTCGCCTGCGATGGTGGATCTCCGCCGCTCTCCTCGCCGCTGCAGGCGAGGAGTCTCCCGATGCTGCATGCTGGCCTCCCCCTCCgccctctctgtccagctcctCGGCCCCGTCACCTTCaccgtcctcttcctccccatcGCTGCTCTCAGAGCCCGACTCATCCGAGTTGTCCTCTTCCAGGTAGCGGTAGCCTTTGACCTGCGGATATTAAAAATATAGAATTTAATGAGAAAAGCGTCGCTCCAGCAAATATCCCACACCTGTCGGTGTTCAGATCATTTTTAaatcatcattgttattatttctACTCCAATATCACTTTCTATGACATTATAATGACTCTATAAATTGTTAATGAGAGTTGGGAAAAACtttccagctgctgcacacagatTTTATAACACTTTATTACTTTTCTTTAGTATTTACTGCTTTGGGGATAAAAACTATTCCTTCTTTATGCAATTTACAAGAGGGAACTAAgtatttatgatttatttatctCTGGGAATTCGTTGGAACGTCTCACTTCCTCAGCACGCAGATCTTCCCGTTATCAAGGCTTCACCGTTGATGACGGCGTTTCCTCCTTACCTTGTGTCGGGGCCGAGGGATGCGAGGCAGCCTGAAGGACACCTTCTTCAACAGGCGACGCTCCATCAGCCAGTAGCAGTAACAGGCCACCAAGAGTGTCGCCAGCAGGATGGACAGTTTAGCCTGCGTCACACGATGCAGGAAGCCAAATTTAAGCTTCCCTTCAGCATCATTACTGTCCCTATACCCTCGTTAGTGCACTAAACAGTGTGCACACATTTTGTAAGGTGTCTGAATGTTGAGTGAGGATCGCCCGACACGATGTGGTGCACCCAGTGTATCCCATAATATAAGTTCAgacactttacacacacactatcCCAGTTATTTGAGCGACAGCTCGTCATACCCTCATGGGCAGGTTGGACCAGAGGTAAACTATGAAGATGGCGATGGCCTGCCACCAGTGATAGATGGCGTAGACAAAGTCCAGACGTTCTTTTTCCTCCGCGTACAGCAGTCCCAGCACAGCTGAAGCAGAGACGCTCATGTCAGCCCGTGTtgtctctgaacacacacacacacacacacacacacttactgcTGACGCCCGTCTTGTTGAGGGCTGAGCCAAGGCCCCACAGTGCAGCGATCACCAGGAGTGGGCCCAGCATCTCCGGGTTGTTGGGACGTAACGGCAACGCCAGGAGGACCACGATCAGGGTCACGTGAACGGCTGCGCCCGCTACCAGACACACCCAGCGGGGGAAGTACAGGAGGCTCagcgagagggaggagaagacggAGCAGGACAGCCCATAGACAACGATGAGAAGCCACAGTTTATCCAGCCCCAAGACGCAGACGCCGTACGACTGTGGAACAGGCAGTTCGAGCATGTTCCTCAGTGCTCTCTTTGACTAAATTGAATTTGGAAAGGGAAATATCACAGTACCAGGGAGAATCCGGTGACGGCAAACATGGTTTCAAAGCCGCTGTAGATGAAGAAAGGGCAGAGCAGCCGCAGGCGGTAGTCTCTGAGGTGCTTGAACGGCAGCTGGAAGATGTTTCCCCAGCCGATGCTGCGAAGGTCGATCTCCTCGGTCGGCCGGTAGGCAGCACCgcacagcagcaggaactggGAGCAACAGCAGTCTATTCACTCCAGATGTTTTTGGGCGTCTGCTCTGGCCAAATAAACCAACGCTCGATTGCTTTAGGAGGTGAATATGCAAAAACTCAACGGTGAATCTCTACTTCAAGAGTCCACCGGCCTCcttcactgacacacacacacgcagccgcACGCCGCTTCCTCTTTGCTCTTACAATGATCATAGCGAGGAAGGCGAAGCCCATGAGGATACTCTCCACCTCGATGAGCAGCATGGAGCGGGGCAGTCGCTCCAGGATGGTGGTGTTGAAGCCTGGGATCAGTCCGGAGATGTTGGCCCCTGGGGGAGGCAGACGTGGTGAAGCGCGGCGCCATTTGTGTGGCTACGATGTGGACTGAAGCAGCATTAGCAGTAACCCGGTGCCAGACGGTCTTACAGAACTaaaaggaaacttttttttaGGGAAGTGAGCTCAGAGCTCAGCTGCACGTGTTTAGTTTCAAAGCAGTTATAGCGAAGAATAAAAGAATCGTTTCTTTTTGGCGGCCTTGGTAAATTGCGGGATAACAAAGGCAAATATCTGGCATTTAAAGAGGCTTCTCTTTCCTTCCTATCACTCAGGGAAAATCAGACTTTTAACAGAACAAACAGCGATCCCCCGGACCCACGCCTGTAGGCAGCATGGTCAGTTTACTGTCCAATCATTTGGCTTCTTGTAGTTTATGACTGAAGAATAAAATACTGCATGCACAGTGGAATAAACTAAACATAGTTGAGCTAAAATGGAGAAAACTGTCATCTTGCCCAGTGTCAATGACACAGGCGCCTCCCTTTCCTAGTCTCAATGGCGAGTGGATGAATGCAGGGCGCCGGGTGTCTTTACCGCAGGTTTTGACGCTGTGCAGAATGTGCTTGTTGGTGTTCAGGTGTCCATTAAGGACAAACCGCATGGGGAactctgcaaaaacaaaactcagctgaggaggaagagagagaaggtaGAGACTCATGACCAAGTGCTTCTGCAGCTGTTCAACAccacacaaaaggaaaaagcctGCGTGAACGAAGGCCGGACGAAGACTCACATTAAAGATGCTGTTGAAGACCGACTGGAAGACGATGATGTAACGGTGGCACGCTCCTTTAGGAAGCTTCTTCTGCTCTTGCACATGTTCCTCTCTGTAGTTGACATACTCGTAGTACTGCTGCGCCATCCTACAGGAGGTTGGATTCATTGAATAAACAGCAGTGAGAGCTATTTAATGTATGTGTCACATATACAGAGCAGGTGTCAATTAATGCTTAACATTTCTGAGCTGGACGCAACTTTATACTGcagctcttctcttctctgttttatAACCATCTGATATCATATCAAAGTAGTTCACCATAAAGGAAGTGTTGTCTGT from Takifugu flavidus isolate HTHZ2018 chromosome 6, ASM371156v2, whole genome shotgun sequence encodes the following:
- the crybb1l2 gene encoding crystallin, beta B1, like 2, producing MFGDKSKASSQTDWKMAQNKMSEMGMMSYKMHVFEQENFQGRTIEISGECINVCDLGMDKVRSLRVECGPFVGFEQMNLCGEMFILEKGEYPRWDSWSNCQKNDYLLSFRPIRMDPEKHKICLYEVGEFKGRKMEIMDDDVPSLFSYGFTDRVGSVMVSCGTWVGYQFPGYRGSQYLLEKGEFKHFNEFGARCPQMQSIRRIRDMQWHPHGCYNMSSK
- the unc93b1 gene encoding protein unc-93 homolog B1, whose amino-acid sequence is MMEASDTEEFGVHAEPLGAPIGGNNELLDVGQEDNQMEEFLGPQAEYNEEEEERKYYRRKRLGVIKNVLAASVGAMIVYSVYMGLLQMQLILHYDMTYREVKYSNLGLEDIDRKMLMGINVTPIISLLYTPVLIRFLGTKWMMFLASGIYALFVSTNYWERYYTLVPSAAAIGVAIVPFWASLGNYITRMAQQYYEYVNYREEHVQEQKKLPKGACHRYIIVFQSVFNSIFNLSFVFAEFPMRFVLNGHLNTNKHILHSVKTCGANISGLIPGFNTTILERLPRSMLLIEVESILMGFAFLAMIIFLLLCGAAYRPTEEIDLRSIGWGNIFQLPFKHLRDYRLRLLCPFFIYSGFETMFAVTGFSLSYGVCVLGLDKLWLLIVVYGLSCSVFSSLSLSLLYFPRWVCLVAGAAVHVTLIVVLLALPLRPNNPEMLGPLLVIAALWGLGSALNKTGVSTVLGLLYAEEKERLDFVYAIYHWWQAIAIFIVYLWSNLPMRAKLSILLATLLVACYCYWLMERRLLKKVSFRLPRIPRPRHKVKGYRYLEEDNSDESGSESSDGEEEDGEGDGAEELDREGGGGGQHAASGDSSPAAARRAAEIHHRRRDNVQAKEGESEERPGG